Proteins encoded together in one Streptomyces sp. TLI_171 window:
- a CDS encoding glycosyl hydrolase 115 family protein, translated as MDRPAPQFTTGRRAALGMGLGLGLAATSLGGAVGLSADAWAAAGNGDGPGEAARPTDPGSWVSFTPRSGAFPLVEDGRAAPVVVSGADHPGVVRVVGDLAADLERVTGVRPAVVRDTVPRGRTAVIVGTIGRSPLVDGLIAAGRLDVSGIAGSWETSLQAVVDHPLPGVDRALVIAGSDQRGTVYGVYDASRGMGVSPWYWWDDVAPQHRDAVYALPGRHTQGTPAVKYRGIFINDENPSLGTWAPAFFGPGKAAGFPGGFTADFYAKVFEAMLRLRANYLWPAVWGRAFAEDDPLNHATATAYGIVMGTSHEAPMMRGIEEWNRHAVAAVRDSAGNVTTPGHDPYGGTGEWSFRRNAEAVKAYWTDGVRRMVEQGIEGVVTLGMRGNGDVSLPDGDGIELMTEIIAAQRKILAEVTGRDPASVPQVWTLYKEVQRYWDRGLRVPDDVTVVLTDDNWGNVRKLPDPAEGARGGGYGLYYHFDYVGAGRNYKWVDTTCLPNMWEQLHQSFAYGNRTLWVANVGDLKGNELPTQFFLDYAWQPDRWPLGRLTDWEIGYARQNFGEAQARQIAEVLSAYGQLQSIRKPELLNRRITVDPAKNPATDPSAIVNDDRATPFSLTDYRELETVTARWKSLAEDAERIGRRLPAAAQNAWYELVGYEVAATANLYALRAAQFTNLLYAPQGRALTNDLATAAEARLADDFALAERFNTRVAGGKWNGFQTQPHIDYGDVDRYGPNAPWQQPERDNVALPDVLFPAVARIELPDTAELGVAVDGSAAWWPHEQTPAVLPEFSPYQSQPAQYLEVFNRGKRPFDYRVGTGAPWLTADRPAGRIDKQQRVVLTVDWARAPYGTTEVPVTVTGPDGASVVVKAVVNRPKLSKKDLAGHVEANGYVAVDAEHHTRAVAADGVSWQLVPGIGRTTAGLTPVPVTAPRQTPGGSGPRLEYEVTLFTTGPVTVWAHLSPRNDALATGGPAYAVSFDDEAPQTVETVAQSGANSGTMNPQWALGTSDNVRRSATVHTITEPGVHRLTFWMVDPTVVLQRLVIDTGGLRPSLLGPPESHRIG; from the coding sequence ATGGACCGACCAGCACCGCAGTTCACCACCGGACGCCGGGCCGCCCTCGGGATGGGTCTGGGGCTGGGACTCGCCGCCACCTCGCTCGGCGGCGCCGTGGGGCTGAGCGCCGACGCCTGGGCTGCCGCCGGCAACGGCGACGGGCCCGGCGAGGCCGCCCGGCCGACCGATCCGGGAAGCTGGGTGTCCTTCACGCCGCGCTCCGGGGCCTTCCCGCTGGTCGAGGACGGCCGGGCCGCTCCGGTCGTGGTCAGCGGCGCGGACCACCCCGGCGTGGTCCGCGTCGTCGGGGACCTCGCGGCCGACCTGGAGCGCGTCACCGGCGTCCGCCCGGCGGTCGTGCGCGACACCGTCCCGCGCGGCCGGACGGCGGTGATCGTCGGCACCATCGGCCGCAGCCCGCTGGTCGACGGCCTGATCGCGGCCGGCCGGCTGGACGTCAGCGGGATCGCCGGCAGCTGGGAGACCTCGCTGCAGGCCGTCGTCGACCACCCGCTGCCGGGCGTGGACCGCGCCCTGGTGATCGCCGGCAGCGACCAGCGCGGCACCGTCTACGGCGTGTACGACGCCTCCCGCGGGATGGGCGTCTCGCCCTGGTACTGGTGGGACGACGTCGCCCCGCAGCACCGCGACGCGGTGTACGCGCTGCCGGGCCGCCACACCCAGGGCACGCCCGCGGTGAAGTACCGCGGCATCTTCATCAACGACGAGAACCCGTCGCTCGGCACCTGGGCGCCGGCGTTCTTCGGCCCGGGCAAGGCGGCCGGCTTCCCCGGCGGCTTCACCGCCGACTTCTACGCCAAGGTCTTCGAGGCGATGCTCCGCCTGCGCGCCAACTACCTGTGGCCGGCGGTCTGGGGCCGCGCCTTCGCGGAGGACGACCCGCTGAACCACGCCACCGCCACCGCGTACGGCATCGTGATGGGCACCTCGCACGAGGCTCCGATGATGCGCGGCATCGAGGAGTGGAACCGGCACGCCGTGGCGGCGGTCCGCGACTCCGCGGGCAACGTCACCACCCCGGGCCACGACCCGTACGGGGGCACCGGCGAATGGTCGTTCCGCCGCAACGCCGAGGCGGTGAAGGCGTACTGGACCGACGGCGTGCGGCGGATGGTCGAGCAGGGCATCGAGGGCGTGGTCACCCTCGGCATGCGCGGCAACGGAGACGTCAGCCTGCCGGACGGCGACGGCATCGAGCTGATGACGGAGATCATCGCCGCCCAGCGGAAGATCCTCGCCGAGGTCACCGGCCGCGACCCGGCCTCCGTCCCGCAGGTCTGGACGCTGTACAAGGAGGTCCAGCGCTACTGGGACCGCGGCCTGCGGGTGCCGGACGACGTCACGGTGGTGCTCACCGACGACAACTGGGGCAACGTCCGCAAGCTCCCGGACCCCGCCGAGGGCGCCCGCGGCGGCGGCTACGGCCTCTACTACCACTTCGACTACGTCGGCGCGGGCCGCAACTACAAGTGGGTCGACACCACCTGCCTGCCCAACATGTGGGAGCAGCTCCACCAGTCCTTCGCCTACGGCAACCGCACCCTGTGGGTCGCCAACGTCGGCGACCTCAAGGGCAACGAGCTGCCCACCCAGTTCTTCCTCGACTACGCGTGGCAGCCGGACCGCTGGCCGCTCGGCCGGCTGACGGACTGGGAGATCGGCTACGCCCGGCAGAACTTCGGCGAGGCGCAGGCCCGGCAGATCGCCGAGGTGCTCTCCGCGTACGGGCAGCTGCAGTCGATCCGCAAGCCCGAGCTGCTCAACCGGCGGATCACCGTCGACCCGGCGAAGAACCCGGCGACCGACCCGTCCGCCATCGTGAACGACGACCGGGCGACCCCGTTCTCGCTCACCGACTACCGGGAACTGGAGACCGTCACCGCGCGCTGGAAGTCCCTGGCCGAGGACGCCGAGCGGATCGGGCGCCGCCTGCCGGCCGCCGCCCAGAACGCCTGGTACGAGCTGGTCGGCTACGAGGTCGCCGCCACCGCCAACCTGTACGCGCTGCGGGCCGCGCAGTTCACCAACCTGCTCTACGCCCCGCAGGGCCGGGCCCTGACCAACGACCTGGCCACCGCGGCCGAGGCCAGGCTCGCCGACGACTTCGCGCTCGCCGAGCGGTTCAACACCCGGGTCGCGGGCGGCAAGTGGAACGGGTTCCAGACCCAGCCGCACATCGACTACGGCGACGTCGACCGGTACGGCCCCAACGCCCCCTGGCAGCAGCCGGAGCGCGACAACGTCGCCCTGCCCGACGTGCTGTTCCCGGCCGTCGCCCGGATCGAGCTGCCGGACACCGCCGAGCTGGGCGTCGCCGTCGACGGCTCCGCCGCCTGGTGGCCGCACGAGCAGACCCCCGCCGTGCTGCCCGAGTTCAGCCCGTACCAGAGCCAGCCCGCCCAGTACCTCGAGGTGTTCAACCGCGGGAAGCGGCCCTTCGACTACCGGGTCGGCACGGGTGCGCCCTGGCTCACCGCGGACCGGCCCGCGGGACGGATCGACAAGCAGCAGCGGGTCGTCCTCACCGTCGACTGGGCGCGGGCGCCCTACGGCACCACCGAGGTGCCCGTCACCGTCACCGGGCCGGACGGGGCGAGCGTCGTCGTCAAGGCCGTGGTGAACCGTCCGAAACTTTCGAAGAAGGACCTGGCCGGGCACGTCGAGGCCAACGGCTACGTCGCCGTCGACGCCGAGCACCACACCCGGGCCGTCGCCGCGGACGGCGTGTCCTGGCAGCTCGTCCCCGGCATCGGCCGCACCACCGCCGGCCTCACCCCGGTGCCCGTCACGGCGCCCCGGCAGACGCCCGGCGGGTCGGGGCCGCGCCTGGAGTACGAGGTGACCCTGTTCACCACCGGTCCGGTCACCGTCTGGGCCCACCTCTCCCCGCGCAACGACGCCCTCGCCACCGGCGGGCCCGCCTACGCCGTCTCCTTCGACGACGAGGCGCCGCAGACCGTCGAGACCGTGGCGCAGAGCGGCGCCAACTCCGGGACGATGAACCCCCAGTGGGCCCTCGGTACCTCGGACAACGTCCGCCGCAGCGCCACCGTGCACACCATCACCGAGCCCGGTGTGCACCGGCTGACGTTCTGGATGGTCGACCCGACCGTGGTCCTGCAGCGCCTGGTGATCGACACCGGCGGCCTGCGGCCCAGCCTGCTGGGCCCGCCGGAGAGCCACCGGATCGGCTGA
- a CDS encoding VanZ family protein: MNDELSLPAPPRRIGRILLLSLVVLGAGGAAFVLRRPLMMSAPRCTAGRWHGCLDTFNGVVFVGLATVPPALLVAAALAHRRRAAGVAGAWRRSLAEVGMVHGTVPLVWLTMMPGGGAGTVPERVSLVPFRDLETMGALGIAGNLVIFAAPAFFAPIRFAALATVPRVLALGAGCSVLVETAQYVLRLDRVSSVDDVLVNATGALLAGLASRRWWRSG; the protein is encoded by the coding sequence ATGAACGATGAACTGTCGCTGCCCGCACCGCCCCGCCGGATCGGCCGGATCCTGCTGCTGAGCCTGGTGGTCCTGGGGGCCGGGGGTGCGGCGTTCGTGCTGCGGCGGCCGCTGATGATGTCCGCGCCGCGGTGCACGGCCGGGCGGTGGCACGGCTGCCTGGACACCTTCAACGGGGTGGTGTTCGTCGGACTGGCGACGGTGCCGCCGGCGCTGCTGGTGGCCGCGGCCCTGGCCCACCGCCGGCGGGCGGCCGGGGTGGCGGGAGCGTGGCGGCGGTCGCTGGCCGAGGTGGGGATGGTGCACGGGACGGTGCCGCTGGTGTGGCTGACCATGATGCCCGGCGGCGGGGCGGGCACGGTGCCCGAGCGGGTGAGCCTGGTGCCGTTCCGGGACCTGGAGACGATGGGGGCGCTCGGGATCGCCGGCAATCTGGTGATCTTCGCGGCGCCGGCCTTCTTCGCCCCGATCCGGTTCGCCGCGCTCGCCACCGTGCCGCGCGTGCTGGCCCTCGGCGCGGGCTGCTCGGTCCTGGTGGAGACCGCGCAGTACGTGCTCCGGCTCGACCGGGTCTCCTCCGTGGACGACGTCCTGGTCAACGCCACCGGCGCCCTGCTGGCGGGCCTGGCCTCGCGCCGCTGGTGGCGCAGCGGATGA